A region of Brevundimonas sp. NIBR10 DNA encodes the following proteins:
- a CDS encoding hybrid sensor histidine kinase/response regulator, with amino-acid sequence MYALMILAMVAVYMAVLFVVAWRGERPGVRRPRRGLGPWAYALSLAIYCTSWTYYGAVGTAARQGWEYLPIYLGPIIGIVVLFPVWKRIAAAARRENAGSIADFISSRYGKSQGLGALVACVAIVGSLPYIALQLKSMSMAWTLVTAGTQMAGSEQVTVSLIALALAGFAILFGARRPDLTEHNRGLIRAIAVESLVKLAALVAVAGFAVILLLGAPDTTDVAVALGELAVLPEIDARFVAILLLATLSIFCLPRQFHVGFVESGEPRDVRRARWLFPLYLIVTSLAVLPLVAAGGLFSGISDPDMLVLDIPFRQGERLLTAIVFVGGFSAATAMVIVETVALSAMASNSLILPLVAGARWRRRGDASDISRTILQVRRIVICVILFLAWLYFQTLDQATGLASIGLTSFSALAQLAPALFGAVLWRGGHARGAVAGIICGTSVWLILLALPQIGSALGAGTIRPFGLDDPLPLAVFLSLGLNVIVYLLVSRAAPPRLIDRIQAHAFVDRLGPDWREQSAVPFGASVGDLKVLVARFVGDPGAERAFAAFGRETGRALRDAEPADAGLARAAERMLAGAVGASSARRVISAALAGGGRAPEDVVRMLDEASQAVQFNRELLQATLDNIDQGVSVVDEDLRLIAWNARYIEMFGLPAGFVHVGQSVASVYRLNAERGEVDPGDLDAWVERRLEALRRREPHDHERAQPTGRILKSTGAPMAGGGYVTSYTDITELRRAAQALEEANEQLEARVADRTERLVEARQAAEDANASKTRFLAAASHDLLQPLHAARLFIAALKEGQGAKEPETRRLVEHADRSIESAHGLLKALLNLSRLEAGGVRPVVRALSVEALFDDIRREFTPLALEKGLQLTVVGSSRWVASDPDLLRSLLQNLTGNAVCYTDSGRILVGARQVGQSLRVDVIDTGRGIAEDQQEAIFTEFTRLPGQGGDEPGVGLGLAIVRKVASLLDHPLGLRSRPGRGSVFTVTVPLAAAQAPETRSPSPPAATPAGLRVLCVDNEPAILEALSALLSRWGMSVVTASSATAALAIDGPFDAALVDLHLGQGPDGLSVIEALKSRGIGHLALISADADPTLMARTAALGVILMAKPVKPAILKAFLSSPRGT; translated from the coding sequence ATGTACGCCCTGATGATCCTGGCGATGGTCGCCGTCTACATGGCGGTGTTGTTCGTCGTCGCCTGGCGGGGCGAACGGCCTGGCGTTCGCAGGCCCCGGCGTGGCCTTGGCCCCTGGGCCTATGCGCTCAGCCTCGCCATCTACTGCACCTCATGGACCTACTATGGTGCGGTGGGTACGGCCGCGCGCCAGGGTTGGGAATACCTCCCCATCTACCTCGGGCCGATCATCGGGATCGTGGTCCTGTTCCCGGTCTGGAAGCGGATCGCCGCCGCCGCCAGGCGAGAAAACGCAGGCTCCATCGCCGACTTCATCTCGTCCCGCTATGGCAAGAGCCAGGGTCTGGGGGCCTTGGTGGCCTGTGTCGCGATCGTAGGCTCCCTGCCCTATATCGCCCTCCAGCTCAAATCGATGTCCATGGCCTGGACCCTGGTCACGGCGGGAACCCAGATGGCCGGGTCCGAGCAGGTCACCGTCAGCCTGATCGCCCTGGCCCTGGCAGGCTTCGCGATCCTGTTCGGGGCGCGCCGGCCCGACCTGACGGAGCATAACCGTGGCCTGATCCGGGCGATCGCCGTGGAGTCCCTGGTCAAGCTGGCCGCCCTGGTCGCGGTGGCGGGCTTCGCCGTGATCCTGTTGCTGGGTGCGCCCGACACCACCGACGTCGCGGTCGCCCTGGGCGAACTTGCCGTACTGCCCGAGATCGACGCCCGCTTCGTCGCCATCCTCCTACTGGCGACCCTGTCGATCTTTTGCCTGCCACGCCAGTTTCATGTCGGCTTCGTGGAGTCGGGTGAGCCCCGGGACGTCCGGCGCGCCCGGTGGCTGTTTCCCCTCTATTTGATCGTGACCAGCCTGGCCGTGCTGCCCCTTGTCGCGGCAGGCGGGTTGTTCTCCGGGATCAGCGATCCGGATATGCTCGTGCTCGATATCCCTTTCCGCCAGGGCGAAAGGCTCCTGACCGCCATCGTATTCGTCGGTGGGTTCTCTGCGGCAACGGCAATGGTCATCGTGGAGACGGTGGCTTTGTCTGCGATGGCGTCCAACAGCCTGATCCTGCCCCTGGTTGCCGGGGCGCGCTGGCGGCGGCGGGGAGACGCCTCTGACATTTCCCGGACCATCCTTCAGGTCCGACGGATCGTCATCTGCGTGATCCTGTTTCTGGCATGGCTGTACTTCCAGACCCTGGATCAGGCGACCGGACTGGCGTCCATCGGTCTGACCTCCTTTTCGGCTCTGGCACAGTTGGCACCCGCCCTGTTCGGAGCCGTGTTGTGGAGAGGCGGCCATGCGCGCGGTGCAGTCGCAGGGATCATTTGCGGCACAAGCGTCTGGCTCATCCTGCTCGCCCTGCCGCAGATCGGATCTGCGCTCGGCGCGGGGACGATCCGTCCATTTGGTCTCGACGACCCCTTGCCGCTGGCCGTCTTTCTCAGCCTGGGTCTCAACGTGATCGTCTATCTTCTCGTCTCGCGCGCTGCCCCACCGCGACTGATAGACCGGATCCAGGCCCACGCCTTCGTCGATCGCCTCGGCCCGGACTGGCGTGAGCAGTCCGCGGTGCCCTTCGGGGCGTCGGTCGGAGACCTGAAAGTCCTTGTCGCCCGGTTCGTCGGCGACCCCGGTGCCGAGAGGGCCTTCGCCGCCTTTGGACGGGAGACGGGCAGAGCCCTCAGGGACGCAGAACCTGCCGACGCCGGCCTGGCGCGCGCGGCGGAGCGTATGCTTGCGGGGGCCGTCGGGGCGTCGTCGGCCCGTCGGGTCATCTCGGCGGCCCTGGCCGGAGGCGGCCGTGCGCCCGAGGATGTGGTCCGGATGCTGGACGAGGCGTCCCAGGCCGTCCAGTTCAACCGCGAACTGCTTCAGGCCACCCTCGACAACATCGACCAGGGCGTCAGCGTCGTCGATGAGGACCTGCGTCTGATCGCCTGGAACGCCCGCTATATCGAGATGTTCGGCCTGCCTGCGGGCTTCGTCCATGTCGGTCAGTCGGTGGCCTCGGTTTATCGTCTCAACGCCGAACGGGGCGAGGTCGACCCGGGCGATCTCGATGCCTGGGTCGAACGTCGGCTGGAGGCGCTCCGGCGTCGCGAACCCCATGATCACGAAAGGGCCCAGCCCACCGGCCGCATCCTGAAATCGACCGGCGCACCGATGGCGGGCGGCGGCTATGTCACCAGCTACACCGACATCACCGAGCTCCGTCGCGCCGCCCAGGCGCTTGAGGAAGCCAACGAGCAGCTGGAAGCGCGCGTGGCGGACCGCACCGAGCGGCTGGTCGAGGCCAGGCAAGCGGCAGAAGACGCCAACGCCTCCAAGACCCGATTTCTCGCCGCAGCGAGCCACGACCTGCTCCAACCCCTGCACGCGGCCCGCCTGTTCATCGCCGCCCTCAAGGAAGGCCAGGGCGCAAAGGAGCCGGAGACCCGCAGGCTGGTCGAGCATGCCGACCGCTCGATCGAGTCGGCGCACGGATTGCTGAAGGCGCTGCTCAACCTCTCGCGACTGGAGGCCGGGGGCGTGCGCCCCGTTGTCCGTGCTCTCTCGGTCGAGGCCTTGTTCGACGACATCCGCCGTGAGTTCACACCTCTCGCGCTCGAAAAAGGACTACAACTGACTGTCGTCGGTTCCAGCCGGTGGGTCGCGTCGGACCCCGACCTGCTGAGATCCCTGCTCCAGAACTTGACGGGCAACGCGGTCTGCTACACCGACAGTGGACGCATTCTGGTGGGCGCACGCCAGGTCGGACAGTCCCTGAGGGTCGATGTCATCGATACCGGGCGCGGGATCGCCGAGGACCAGCAGGAGGCGATCTTCACCGAGTTCACGCGCCTCCCGGGACAGGGCGGTGACGAACCCGGGGTCGGCCTCGGTCTGGCGATCGTGCGCAAGGTTGCCAGCCTGCTCGACCATCCCCTGGGCCTTCGCTCACGCCCGGGCCGCGGGTCGGTCTTCACCGTGACGGTGCCCCTGGCGGCGGCCCAGGCCCCGGAGACGCGCTCGCCCTCTCCTCCAGCGGCGACGCCGGCAGGCCTGAGAGTGCTTTGCGTCGACAATGAACCGGCCATCCTCGAAGCCCTGAGCGCTCTGCTGTCCCGGTGGGGTATGAGCGTCGTCACGGCCTCAAGTGCGACCGCGGCGCTGGCTATCGATGGGCCATTCGACGCTGCGCTCGTCGATCTTCATCTCGGGCAAGGTCCCGATGGTCTGAGCGTGATCGAAGCGCTTAAATCGCGCGGCATCGGCCATCTCGCCCTGATCAGCGCCGACGCCGACCCCACCCTGATGGCTCGCACGGCGGCACTCGGCGTCATCCTGATGGCCAAGCCCGTCAAGCCCGCGATCCTGAAAGCCTTCCTGTCCAGCCCACGGGGGACCTGA
- a CDS encoding response regulator transcription factor produces the protein MDRIVIADDHPLFRAALSTAMARASPDAVIEETSSLAGARAALATGPVDLLLLDLKLSDSEGFAGLAGIRADFPAAPVAVVSASDDEGTVRRALAFGAAGFIPKSATLETMAEALGSILGGDVWAPALSELEPGESMESRIASLTPAQLKILIGLQQGRLNKQIAFDLGVTEATIKAHLTGVFRKLGVHNRTQAVIAAQALTTEV, from the coding sequence ATGGACCGAATCGTCATCGCCGATGACCACCCCCTGTTTCGCGCCGCCCTTTCAACGGCGATGGCGCGTGCTTCGCCCGATGCAGTGATCGAGGAAACGTCCAGCCTGGCCGGCGCGCGGGCGGCGCTGGCGACCGGTCCGGTCGATCTGCTGCTGCTGGACCTGAAGCTTTCGGACAGCGAAGGCTTCGCCGGACTGGCCGGCATTCGGGCCGACTTCCCCGCCGCGCCCGTCGCAGTTGTCTCCGCGAGCGATGACGAGGGCACCGTTCGCCGGGCGCTTGCGTTCGGCGCAGCAGGCTTCATTCCCAAATCAGCCACGCTTGAAACCATGGCGGAGGCGCTGGGGTCCATCCTGGGTGGCGACGTCTGGGCACCGGCCTTGTCGGAGCTGGAGCCTGGAGAGTCGATGGAATCCCGGATCGCCAGCCTGACGCCTGCGCAGCTCAAGATCCTGATCGGTTTGCAACAGGGACGACTGAACAAGCAGATCGCTTTTGACCTCGGCGTGACCGAGGCGACGATCAAGGCGCATCTGACCGGCGTCTTCCGAAAGCTGGGCGTTCATAACCGGACCCAGGCCGTGATCGCCGCCCAGGCGCTGACCACAGAGGTCTGA
- a CDS encoding DcaP family trimeric outer membrane transporter: MLRNVLLAGAATAALFAAPAQAQENTAALEARIALLEAQLNALKSDVQASHIQQSAQAQEIIRIDQRAAANPPAPPPPAPTDGFRIGNNVLKIGGYVKADFMASQYSDGDPANGDLMRDFYLPGAIPVGRADESTATDFNARQTRFWLTTDGLIGGHKVATRIEMDFQVLPGTGDQRTTSPSTPALRRAFVTIDNWLFGQEWTNFQNLAVLPDTADYVGSSEGTVFARQAQIRYTRGPFSIALENPETTVTPHLAATRIIADDNSLPDLTARYAINRPWGEASVAGLVRQLKYETTGAGAIGSTTVGWGLSAAAKIKVGPKDDLRLMLSGGEGIGRYVGLNFANDAVLDARGDLQAISLIAGFASYRHIWSPQWRSNLTWSAQSVDNDRSLIGLSTNKSAQSLRGNLIWTPAPAMDIGIELMYGERELESGVSGDLTRLQVFAKYGF; this comes from the coding sequence ATGCTCAGAAACGTTTTATTGGCCGGAGCCGCGACGGCCGCCTTGTTCGCAGCTCCGGCCCAGGCGCAGGAGAATACCGCCGCGCTGGAGGCCCGGATCGCCTTGCTGGAGGCGCAGTTGAACGCGTTGAAATCTGACGTCCAGGCGTCGCACATCCAGCAGTCGGCCCAGGCCCAGGAAATAATCCGCATCGATCAGCGCGCCGCAGCGAACCCGCCGGCACCTCCCCCTCCCGCACCGACGGACGGCTTTCGCATCGGCAACAACGTCCTGAAGATCGGCGGCTATGTGAAGGCCGACTTCATGGCCAGCCAGTACAGCGACGGGGACCCGGCGAACGGGGACCTGATGCGGGACTTCTACCTGCCGGGTGCGATCCCCGTGGGCAGGGCCGACGAAAGCACGGCGACCGATTTCAATGCCCGGCAGACCCGGTTCTGGCTGACCACGGACGGACTGATCGGGGGCCACAAGGTCGCCACACGGATCGAGATGGACTTCCAGGTCCTGCCCGGGACCGGCGATCAACGGACGACCAGCCCCTCGACCCCCGCGCTGCGCCGCGCTTTCGTCACCATCGACAACTGGCTGTTCGGCCAGGAGTGGACGAATTTCCAGAACCTCGCCGTCCTGCCGGATACGGCGGACTATGTGGGGTCTTCCGAAGGCACGGTCTTCGCCCGCCAGGCCCAGATCCGCTACACTCGCGGGCCCTTCTCGATCGCGCTGGAGAACCCCGAGACGACGGTCACCCCCCATCTAGCCGCGACCCGGATCATCGCCGATGACAACAGTCTGCCCGATCTGACCGCCCGCTATGCGATCAACCGTCCTTGGGGCGAGGCGTCCGTCGCAGGCCTGGTGCGCCAGCTGAAGTACGAGACGACGGGCGCGGGTGCCATCGGATCGACCACGGTTGGGTGGGGCCTGTCCGCCGCGGCCAAGATCAAGGTCGGGCCCAAAGACGACCTGCGGTTGATGCTGTCCGGTGGCGAGGGCATCGGACGATACGTCGGCCTGAATTTCGCCAACGACGCCGTTCTGGACGCGCGGGGCGACCTCCAGGCCATCAGCCTGATCGCCGGCTTCGCCAGCTATCGGCACATCTGGTCGCCGCAGTGGCGCTCGAACCTGACCTGGTCGGCCCAGAGCGTGGACAATGATCGATCTCTGATCGGGCTCTCGACCAACAAATCGGCCCAGAGCCTGCGGGGCAACCTGATCTGGACGCCCGCCCCGGCGATGGATATCGGCATAGAGCTCATGTACGGCGAAAGAGAACTCGAGTCCGGTGTTTCTGGCGATCTGACCCGGTTACAGGTGTTCGCGAAATATGGCTTCTAG